aataacatatgatttcactcctatgtgttatttaagaaagaaaacacccaaagaaaccaacacaaaaaccagactcttaaatacaaagaacaaactggtggctccCAGGAAggcggtgggtgggggatgggtgaaacaggtaaaagggattaagagcacGCTAATCTCGAAGAGCACTAATATATAGAAtggttgaatcattatattgtgtcCCTGAAACTactatagcactgtatgttaattatatttcaatttacaaaaggaaaaaatacacatttctaacCTACAGGGctaatttgggggggggcatcAAAATGGTCTTGCTTTTGTTGACCTAGGAATGATAATCTAAGGACAACCAAAGATACTGTATAATTCAAATATAAcaaagcatatatacatatatatatatatatatatatatatatatatatatatatatataagagagagtgtatatacaaatgtgtgtgtgtgtgtttaaggaagcagtctaaaatttattttggtttggggTTTCCTATTTCAAATAGCAAATCAGTTAAGAAATATGTAAATCCTAATTTCTTTCTATACTAATTTACTTTTAACTATtactaaagaaaacaattctgagCATCCTCGACTATGATAACAACGTCTAAAGCCATCATTTTACATCAACATATCATTTGATTCAACATACAAGGGACAGTGCTAGCCAGCTGGAAACGTGCTTTATCTCAAGTAAGGAAAAATTCTGTacgtaagaaaaaaacaaaaaaagacctaaattcaaaaggaaaaaaaaaaaaaagaatataggctTGAGAAAATGTACTTGTTTCTCTCATCTCATGTATGAAACATACATACAAAGCACTGGAAATAGTGTCTAGGGGCTCAAtttagcactcaataaatgagtGCTAATTCTTATTAATTATCATTACAGGCGATGGCTCATGTTAGCAGGCCATCTTCCATTTCCCCACTGGGGAAGGCAAGCAGTACTGAAGGGATCACAATCTTGCGAAAATCTTCGCTGTAAAGGATGCTAGCCCTATTTCCCAGGGGTGGGGAATACACTGAAAAAACTGCTCAAGATTTCTCAAATCCAGAAGCAAGAGAAGGTAATTACAGAGGATCAGTGTTTCTGATCTGTCAAGGAAGGGCTATCGcctaaaaaagagagataaggcttgttctgccttttccagagcCACAGCCTTGAATTGAACGGTGAAAGTTACAAAGGAACATGGTGGTTATGAGAAAGACTCTCCAACATGGAAAACACTCAGCTCATAAAAGGATGGGATGCCCTGAATAGAGAGCATACTGTTACCGGTGTGAATGCAGGAGTTTCACCAGGCAAGGGTGGTCAAGAAAAGCTTCCTTGGCACATCCTCTCTAGATGACAATCAGGACAACCACCACAGCCACGGGGATAATGACAGCTGACACTTCTAAAGAAACTGCCCAGCACTGCTCCACTTTAGATATACGgacccatttaatcctcaccaccgCCACTGGGCTCCACAGCCTGTGCTCTTAACTGCGACTATACGCTGCCTACCTCCCACATTTAGAAACCTGAGCACTAACctctcttcctcatttgtaaaacgagGATAACAGCATTTTTCTCAGATGATAGTGATAAGGAGTAAATGAAATAGATTTGTTTagtacctagaatagtgcctgccACATAGCAAGTACCTTATatacaattttgtgtgtgtgtgtgtgtgtgtgtgtgtgtgtgtgtatgtatatatatatgtcatttcagcttttaagaaaattttctacTTGGATGCCAAGTTAGGGGAGGAATAAAGAGCCGGCCTGGCTACAGTGAGCAATGTGACTTaaatcgtttatttatttatttttgtaagtgcAACTCAAGCCTTGCTGATTTACGATCGATTctctaacaaaacaaaatgagccGTGAAAAATATGGGCCAAGCTGAAGCGAGAGTTCTGCAGTGAGGTCCGATTCTCTGTGTGCACTGCCACGGCTGATCGTAAGCAAGGCCGTGAAGAGAGGGGCCTCATCCATCACCCACTGCTGACTTCTCTTACCATCCTCAAGGCCCCGGCCAGCAATTCAGCTACACTCTTAGCAGAAGCTTTAGTTGCTTCAAACACTGGACTCAACCCAGATCTACTTAACCAATGCCCAAACCTAGGTCAATCCAATCCATTTCTTTTGCACCTGCCATCCAACTGCAACCAGCCATCCAATGTGGCCTCATAAACCTTCCTCTTGACCTTAAGTCACTGCTTTATGGAATTTCACAGAGGCAACATTAAATCTTTCCTTTGCTCAAGCTTCTGAATCTACTCCCGCCCGCCCCTGAATATCCTAGACTACTtgataactggaaaaaaagaagcaatcagATACAagttctttctgcttttcagacACCTTCTTCCCCACCCATAAACTTCTGCAATAGCAAATCAATTCCGCAGGTACTGGTATCTTTGCCTAGCCTTTCtgctctcctttctgcctttggACCTCCTTTCTCAGGCCAACCCCTTCTTCTATTCACTGATGCTACTCAGGAAATAGAAGTTACATCTTCCTTGGTTTGTTGTTCTGGCAACTATTCCCGTCTCCCACCTCTCTCTTGGGTCTTCAAACGTGTCCTACTCCTCCATAAAGATggctatacaaaaaaaaaaaaaaaaaaaaaaaaatccctaactctGTTTCCCTTATAAGCCTTGACACCTTCTCCCACCTTACTGCCAAATATCTAAGAGTGGTCTCTTGCTGTAGGAGTGTGACCTGTTGACCTAATGTAATAAATGTGAATCAGTGGAACGCAACGTGATACAGATTATTCTTGATTATAAGCAATCTTTTAAGTACGTTTATAGGTTGGGACACCCAACATCTGTGTATTTGGTGACcgttcattattttttccattttcattgtttttcacaAATATAATAAAGGGAACTATACCACAGACGTTTCTTACATAAAACTGAACTTTAACTAAATGTGGATAGGTGCTTTGGGACTTCGAGCACAAAGTTTATAGCACAGCAATACTAAtaccttaaaaatgtttctttgaaggATAATTCTTACATGAGCTAAGTCCTCACATTTTACAAAGTAATGACTAACGTTACGAACAAGAATGTGATCATGTAAATGGTCTCTATAAACTCTTAGAGCTACATCTGATTTAAAATTTACCaaccatatagaaaaataagcTTAGAGAAATGAAGGTTTCCCTATACTTTCAGAAAAAACGATTTGGCAAAAGGACCATAAAATAGCAGAGAAGATGCTGTCTTTAACAAGAAAGCAGGCCAGTGAGAATGGGGTACAGAAAACAAGGGGACAGAGCACCAAGGGTCAGATCCCTTAGGGCCTCCTAGGCCAGAATCAATACAATTTGGTACACcaggaagcaaatgaaaagctTTAAGCTAGGGGATGGAAGGATCACATGTGCAATTTTAAAAGGATTACTGTAGTTGCTTGCTGTATGGAGAACGAATGGAGAGCCAACCAGAGTGAGTGGTGTAGGGACAAGTGGGAATTAGGAGGCTACTTGGGAAGTCTAAGAGGAAAATGATGGAAGCCTAGGTCAGGGTGGCAGTCCAGACAGATTCTGGAAGAGAAAATCAGTTAAGACTTGGTgaaaacaggaggaaagaaaggaaaagagaggtcAATGACATGTTGGTTTCctgaatttatatacatatatatgtggaaaTGAGGCATAAAACACCTTGTACAATATATACTGAATTAACAGAAATtacctaggggaagggaagatgAATTTTACATAATAAACGGCAGACTTCCATTTTTTTACTCCACAGATAACtgcattgtttaaatatttttataatcagcaGGTATACATTCTTCCATAGTTAAAATTAACAGGcaataaaaagaaccaaagcaTTTGCCTGGCTGAAAAGGATAGGAATGgcattttaaagagaaggaacaaTCCATCCAAAGGCACAAACACATGAAAGTACATGGCGTATTTAAGGACCATCAAGTAGTCTAGTGTTTgcagagtgagaaggaaggaTGTGTATTGGGATAGGATAAGCAGAGTTGTACAGTGGTTTTCCAGGATGGCCAGTTCATGAAGGACCTTATTACATGCCAGGCTAGAGAAAGCATTCCCTAAACTGTGGGAAATGGGGAAGCAAAGGAAGTTTTCAAGCAGGAAGGTGAAAACAAAGCAAGTTTTCTACTTGACAAAGATCACTTCAGAGGCCGTGTGGAGACTGGGTCAAAAGGAGGGTGAGAAAATGGGTGAGACCACCTTAGGCTGGAACATAAGCTCAGAggcaaaagaaatagagaagaggaGAGGCTGGAGATTCATTTCAGTAAACAGAACTTAAGTGATGAAGCTGGATGtgacaggaaaaagagaaagtcaaaaATGCTTCTCATGGTTTCTAGTTTGGAAAATCAGAGAGTGAGGACATCAATTTAGGTAATTCAAGAACAGGTTCAATGAGaagatgataaattttgttttgGAGATGCTGAGGTTAAAGTACCTCTGGAAGCAGGTTAAGGTACCCAACAGGAAGCTGGATATATAGGTTTGAATTTGAGGAACAAGGTCAAGACTGAAGCATGTGAACCATTACCCAGAACAGAGAATTTTAAGCCTATATAAACAATCTTACCCTTGACATAATTTCACTGAATTCTTAAGGCAACTTTCAAAAGTTGACCAGTTCCATTTATTCTCATAGCTGTAAAAATTCCACACAATCGTTAAGTCTCTGTAAGCAGTTAACTTAAAGAAAGTCGGAGCTTTTTGTATTggcctctcttttattttttccccttctccttttgcTGCCATTCTTTCTATCTATCCAGTAAAGGAAGATATAGGAAGTAGAATATAGAAAcgtttgttattaaatatttccGTATTTTGTCTTAGTTGTAACAAGGCAAGGAAAAGAACATTTCAGAACTCTACCTAAACGAAACCTAAGTTAAGCAATGATTTACCTACGTGACCCtccactgatttttctcttgcaCGTCACTGACCCTGAATCAATCGGCAATCCCAAGGCAGTCGACTCCAGCTACAGCTTTAACTAGAGGTTCCTGACATGACTCCACACTTCTGTGGTTGCTCACTGTCAGAAATCCAAGTTACACTGTACCTCTGTCTAACCGATGATGCCCTAGTTcgttgggaggtggggggggggggggggaaggacctGTTGGCAAGGAAACAGCTGCTTCCCTCCTGAGCCAGGGAAAACCCGGAAGGTGACAGATGGGCAGGACAGAAAGGTGGCCAAAAGTTGCTCTGGCTCCTTGGTGGCAAGGATTTTCACTGAGGCACAACTGGATATTTTAAAGCGTGTCAATCAACGAGAGACTTTTATCTGCCTGGGGACCCTGGTGAAGTCCAACAGAGCTTCCCACATTGTCTATGtttgaaaaacttttaagtttGCAGTGGTAAAAGAACCTGGTCTCAGCCTATGTACAGTGGGCTGAGACTGCAAGGCACTGGCCCGTGTCACTTCAGGATTATACCCGAGAGAATGCACTTtctggtctaaaaaaaaaaaaaaaaaaatttttttttaacctttctgtaGCGATATTTGCATGACTAATTagaatttccattaaaatttcattagaaaatgcttttcttaaatgtttactattatataattttaaaagacttgtTGCAAGCTTTTATATTTTGCTCATCATTCCCCCTCCCAGCCACTTATGTACCcagaaaattaaatatccaaGGACTCCTGGGTAAAAGAGACACCACTGGGTTGATGTGTTATAactaacattctttttaaaaaactgctgtAAATACGTAAGTTATTCTTCAAATAGAAATCAGCAATCACtgaaaagtaatattaaaaattagtgTGGGCATGAAATATGGAATTCTAAAACATCAGTTTACTATGCTGattaattcaacatttatatttGCATCAGAACTTAATCCCATAAATAAATAGAGctctcaattattttaaaaaatcaagggaTAACATATGTATTTAAACATATTAGCAGCATAAAGACGTATGCTTCAACACACTTATTGGGAAAACGTCTGAAAATATTACTACACTGAATTCAAGGGCATCCCGCAGGAACCTGACATAAAAGTTCTCTAGAATAACAACATTTCAGGAAattccaaaaaaaggaaaagggtcAGATAGGAAAGAGCCTCAAATTAATTGACAAAGTTCAGTGCTTGCTCCAActtgatttttctctccattgCAAAAAAAAACACCCCGAGTCTCAGATGGGTGGGTGAATCACTTAGATGAAAGTTCATCTACTGGAATAAATGGAGAGGCCGCTTGGGCAGGCGACACAGGAGAGTCGGTGGTAGTGCTGACTTTCGCTGGTGAGTTACAAGAAGATCCGGCACTGCTACTGTTTCCATCAAGGGTATCAGAAGGTACACACACACCGGGATCTGACAGCTGTGCAACGTCAGAAGAAAGCATGTTGGTGATGCCCTGGAAAAATCTCTTTGGCTGATACTCAGTttccatttcacattttcttttcaatggtCCAAGAACGCTTGGTCTAATGCAGTTGATGGGACTCTGGCTTCTCCGGGTGGTAAATCGAGTCGTTGGGCTGGGAATAGGACTTGGAGGCAATCCATTGCTACTCACAAAACTTTGCAAGGATGGTGAGAAACACTGCTTCCCAATCCCCCGGGTGGGTGAGGGTGCTGGTGACACCGGAATGAAATCGATGCGCTTCGGGGAGGCGGACTTCTCCACATCGTTGTCACTCAGGCTGAAACTTTCCTCCC
This DNA window, taken from Acinonyx jubatus isolate Ajub_Pintada_27869175 chromosome D4, VMU_Ajub_asm_v1.0, whole genome shotgun sequence, encodes the following:
- the PABIR1 gene encoding PPP2R1A-PPP2R2A-interacting phosphatase regulator 1 yields the protein MAQEKMELDLELPPGTGGSPAEGGGTSAGGGLRRSNSAPLIHGLSDTSPVFQAEAPSARRNSTTFPNRHGLLLPASPVRMHSSRLHQIKQEEGMDLINRETVHEREVQNAMQISHSWEESFSLSDNDVEKSASPKRIDFIPVSPAPSPTRGIGKQCFSPSLQSFVSSNGLPPSPIPSPTTRFTTRRSQSPINCIRPSVLGPLKRKCEMETEYQPKRFFQGITNMLSSDVAQLSDPGVCVPSDTLDGNSSSAGSSCNSPAKVSTTTDSPVSPAQAASPFIPVDELSSK